DNA from Pantanalinema sp.:
GGCCCATTCGCTGGCTCTTCCCCCCCGCGAGCAACACGGCGACTTCGATCATGCGCATCTCCTGACTGTGCGAACCCTTAGCGATCCTTGACCATGGTAAGCGCCTCGGGGCAAAAGGCAAGCCGCTTCGACATTGTAAAACGCCGCGACCACGCGCTATGATGCTGGGCAAGGAGGGGGTCGTGCGCTTCAAAATCAGGCTCTTTGCCATGTTGAGGGAGGCCCAGGGGGCCGAACACGTCGCCCTGGACCTCGAGGAAGGGGCGACCATCGGGGCCGTGCGCCGGGCGATTGCGGAGGGCTTCCCCGCCCTGGCCGTGCACCTTCCGAGCGCGCGCTTTTCCGCTTCCTGTCGCTTCGTGGGCGACGACCACGTGCCGGCCGAAGGCGAGGAGCTTGCCCTCATCCCGCCGGTCAGCGGGGGGTGAGCCCATGCTCCTCGTGACGCCGGAAGCCATCGACCCCGCGGCGCTGGAGCGCCTGCTTTCCCATCCGGCCGCCGGCGGGGTGGTCACCTTCTCGGGGGTGGTCCGCGACCACAACGAGGGCCGGGAGGTCCTCTTCCTCGAGTACGAGGCCTATCCCGAGATGGCCACCTCGCAGCTCCAGGACATCCACCGGCGACTCGCCGAGCGCTGGCGGGTCGAGCGGGTCGTCATGGTTCACCGCACGGGCCGCCTGGCCATCGGCGAGGTGGCCGTGTTCGTGGGGGTCGCCGCCGCGCACCGGGCCGAGGCCTTCGACGCCTGCCGTTTCGGGATCGACACCATCAAGCGCGAGCTGCCGATCTGGAAGAAAGAGCACTTCGTCGGCGGCGAGGTCTGGGTCGAGGGCTGCTGCGGTTGAAACGGGCGCTTCCGCTTCTTTTGCTAGCCCTGCTGGCCCCGCCCGCTTCGGCCGCGGACCTCACGGTCGCCGCCGCCCCCAGCTCGCGCGAGGCGCTTCTGGACCTGGCCGGGCGCTTCCGGCAGCAGACGGGGCACCGGGTGAGGTTCGTCGTTGCCTCGTCCGGCAAGCTCTTCGTCCAGCTTCGAAACGGCTCGCCCTGCGCTCTCTTCTTCTCGGCCGACGACGTCTACCCCGCGCGCCTTCACGCCCTGGGCCTCGCCGAGGCGCCGCGCCCCTACGCGGCAGGGCGGCTGGTCCTCTGGGCGAGCAGGGCCTCGGGCCTTTCGGTCGCGCGGGGCCTCGCCGCTCTCGGCGACTTGCAAGGGGGAAAGGTGGCGATCGCAAACCCCGAGCTCGCCCCGTACGGTCGCGCCGCCGAGGAGGCCCTGCGGGCGGCCGGAGTCTACCCGGCGGTCTCCGCACGGCTGGTGCTCGGCGAGAACGTCGCCCAGGCGGCCCACTTCGCGGCGGTCGGAGCGGCGGATGCCGGCGTGCTTCCTCTTTCCCTCGCCCTTTCCCCGGAGCTCGAGAAGCGCGGCCGGTACGCCCTCGTCCCTGACGCCATGCACGCCCCCATCACCGCGTCGGCCGCCGTCGTGGGCGCCGGGCCCGACCGGGCCCTCGCGCGCCGTTTTTTGGCCTTCTGCACCTCCGAGGGCGCCAAGAGCGTCTGGCGGCGCCACGGGCTCGAACCCAGGTGATGCAGGAGCTCGCCCTCACGCTCAAGCTGGCGGCTGTCACGACCGTCGCCCTGATGGTCGTGGGGGTGCCCATCGCCTACGCGCTGGCTTTCGCCAGGGGCCGCTGGAAGCCGCTGCTCGAGGCGACGGTCCTGTTGCCCCTGGTGATGCCGCCGACGGTGCTCGGCTTCTACCTCCTGCTGGCCATGGCGAAGCTCGGCCCCTGGTGGGAGGGCCTCTTCCGCCAGCGCCTGGCCTTCACCTTCACGGGCCTGGTCTTCGCGTCAGTCTGCTTCAGCCTGCCCTTCGCCGTGCAGCCCGTTCAGGCCGCGTTTCGCGGGATCGACCCGCGCCTGATCGAGGCCTCGCGCACCCTCGGCGCCTCGCGGTGGCGCACTTTTTGGCGGGTGGTCCTGCCCGCCAGTCGTGCGGGGCTCGCCTCCGCGGCCCTGCTGACCTTCGCCCACACCGTCGGGGAGTTCGGGGTGGCCCTGATGGTGGGGGGCAACATCCCCGGCCAGACCCGCACCGTCGCCATCGCGCTGTACGACATGGTGGAGGCCATGGAGTACGACCGGGCGGGCCGCACGGCGCTCCTGCTAGTCGCCTTCTCCTACGCGGTGCTCTTCCTGCTCGCCAGGCTCAATCGAAGGGGGAGGGCCGGATGGAGCCCCTCCTGAGGGCCGCCTTCACCATGCGCCATCCCGGTTTCGAGCTGGCGTTCGAGCTGGGGCTCTCGGCTGGGATCACGGCGCTGATGGGCCCCTCGGGCTCGGGCAAGACCACGGCTATCCGGTGCCTGGCCGGCCTCGCGCGTCCCGAGGCGGGGGCCATCCGGTGGGGCGATGAGGTGTGGCTGGACGCGGCGCGCGGGGTGTTCGTCCCGGTCGAGAAGCGACGGATCGGCTTCGTCTTCAAGGACTTCGCCCTTTTCCCCCACATGACCGTCTGGGAAAACATTCGCTACGGCGCCCGGGGCCGTGGCCGGGGGCGCGACCTGCTCGAGATGCTCAGGATTTCGCACCTGGCCGATCGCCGACCCGCCGAGCTCTCGGCGGGCCAGCAGCAGCGGGTCGCGATCGCGCGGGCCATCGCGAGCGAGCCGCGCCTGCTGTTGATGGACGAGCCCTTCTCGTCGCTCGATCCCCCCCTGAAGCGCCACCTGCTCGCGGAGGTCTCGGAGCTGGTGCGTCGCACCGGTATCCCGACCCTGGTGGTCACCCATGACCTGGAAGAGGCGAGCGCCCTGGCCGATGAAATCGCCGTCCTGGCCGGGGGGCGGATCCTTCAGGTGGGCCCGGTGCGGACGGTCATGACCGCGCCGCAAAGCCCCGAGGTCGCGCGCCTGGTGGGCATCCGCAACTGCTTCGAGGGGGGGGACGGAGAACCGGACTGGTGCGTGCGCTCGGATCGCCTGGTCCTGAGCGCGCCCGGCGACGAGGGGGCCGATCGCGTCCTGCTGACGGTGCAGGAGGTGGTCCTCGAGGCGGGGGGGATCCGCATCCAGGGCCGGGCCGCGGGCTTCGACCGGCTCGAGGTGAGGGTGCCCCTCTCCGCGATCGAGGGGCCCGGGCCCGCGATCGGCGATACCCTTGGCCTGCGCATCCCCCCGGAGGCCATCCATCGCTTCGCGCGTTGCCGGGATTGACGCTGCGGGGTCCGATCCGATTGAATGGTCCAATCGCCTCGCCCCGGAAAAAGGAGTACTGATGGAGCGGCTCGTCGACTCGTACCAGCGGACGATCACCTACCTGAGGCTCTCGCTGACCGACCGGTGCAACCTGCGGTGCCTTTACTGCATGCCCGCCGAGGGTCTGGACTGGATCCCTTCGGCCGCCGTGATGCAGGACGACGAGATCGTGACGCTCCTGCGCGACGTCTTTCTCCCCTTGGGCGTGACCAAGGTTCGGCTGACCGGGGGCGAGCCCACCCTGCGCAAGGGCCTTCCTGCGCTGGTCGAGCGTCTCGCGGCCCTGCCGGGCCTCTCGGACCTCTCCATGACGACCAACGGCATCTTCCTCTCGAAGCTCGCGGCGCCTTTGGCGAGCGCGGGGCTGAAGCGCATCAACGTGAGCGTGGACAGCCTGAAGCCCCATCGCTTTTCCGCCATCACCCGCGGGGGCGACCTTTCGAAGGTGCTCGCCGGGGTCGACGCGGCGATCGCGGCGGGGATCCATCCGGTCAAGCTCAACGTCGTGCTGATCCCGGGCACCAACGACGACGAGGTCCTGGACTTCGCGGCGCTCACCTTCGAGCGGCCGGTCCATGTGCGGTTCATCGAGATGATGCAGGTGGGCGACAAGGCCTTCTTCGATGAGAAGGGCTACGTGCCGATCCAGGAGATGATCGACCTGATCGCAGAGCGCCACGGGATCGCGCCGTCCGACGAGGCGATCGCGGGCAACGGCCCGGCCAGGGTGATGCGCCTGGCCGGCGCGGTGGGGACGCTGGGGTTCATCAGCCCCATGAGCCAGAACTTCTGCCATACGTGCAACCGCCTGCGCCTGACGGCCGATGGCCAGATCAAGGCATGCCTGATGCGCCCCGAGGAGCAGGATCTGCTCGGCCAGCTCCGCGCCGGGACCGACCCGGGCGTGCTGCGCGAGACCGTCCGTGCGGCGCTCGGGATCAAGCCCCTCCACCACGAGTGGGGCGCCGACGCGCCGATCGTGCGCACCATGTCCCGCATCGGGGGATAGCTTGCCCTCCTCGGAGGTCGCCGGCTCATGCCTCGTTTGACAGGCCTTGCGCACCTCCGATACCTTAGGATCGGTGGGGTGTGGCCATGCGGACCCTGGGTTCACGGTCGCTCCCCTTGCGGTGACACTTGACGAGGGTGGTGCATGTTCTACCAACCAAAGACGCTCGAGGAAGCGCTCGCGCTCAAGGCTGAGTTCGGCCTCGGCGCGCGCTTCCTGGCAGGCGGGACCGACGTGGTGGTCCAGATGAAGAAGGGTCGCCTCGCGCTGGAGCGCGTGATCGACCTGAGCCGCCTGCGCGATCTGGCCGAGGCGCGCCTCGAGGACGACGTGTGCTACGTCGGCGCCCTCTGCACCCATCGCGCCCTCGAAGCGTGGCCCATCCCGGTTCTCGCCGCCGCGGCCCGCCAGGTGGGCGGCCCCCAGATCCGCAACCGCGGCACCGTGGGCGGCAACGTCGGCACGGCGAGCCCCGCGGGCGACGTGTCGGTCGCCCTCTTGGCCCTGGACGCCACGGTCGATCTGGCCGGCGTGGGCGGCACCCGGGCGATGCCCTTGCGCGACTTCTTCGTCGGGGTGGGCAAGACCGCCATCGCCCCCGACGAGCTCATCACGGGCTTCCGCTTCCGGCGCCCGGCCAAGAGCGGCTTCTACAAGAACGGCAAGCGCCACTCGGTGGCGATCTCGGTCGTCAGCGCCGGGGCCTGCGTCTGGGAGGACGGCTCGGTGGCCCTCGCCCTGGGCTCGGTGGCCGCCACCCCCCTGAGGCTGACGGGCACCGAGGCCTTCCTGCGCGAGCGCGGGCTGGGGGCTGAGGCCATTGCCGAGGCCGGCCGCCTCGCCACCGAGGAGGTCCGCCCCATCACCGACCACCGGGCCTCGGCCGACTATCGCCGTGCCGTCTCGGGCGTCGCCGTCAGTCGCCTGCTTTCGCAGCTCCAGGGAGGTAAGCATGACGCTCTCGTCTAACCCGTTCGTTCCCTTGCCCCTGGTCGACGACCAGGCGACGTACCGCCTAAGCTGCACGCTCAACGGCAAGCCCGTCGAGGCGACGGTCCATCCCCTCTCGACCCTGCTGGAGGTGCTGCGCGAGGATCTGCGCTACACCGGCACCAAGGGCGCCTGTCACGAGGGCGAGTGCGGATCCTGCACGGTGCTGGTCGACGGGGTGCCCATGAACTCCTGCCTCATCCTGGCGCCCCAGGCCCAGGGGGCCGAGATCGTCACGGTCGAGGGTCTCGCCGACGGCCAGACGCTCGATCGGGTCCAGGAGGCCTTCCTCGCCTGCGGAGCGGTGCAGTGCGGCTACTGCACGCCGGGCCTGGTCATCTCGGCCAAGGCCCTGCTCGAGAAGATTCCCGACCCCACCCCCGAGGAGATCCGCAAGGGGATGGAGGGGAACATCTGCCGCTGCACCGGCTACGTGAAGGTCGTGGATGCGGTCGTGCAGGCCGCCAAGGCGAGCGCAGGAGGTTGCCATGCTGAGTAACACCTCGGGGCCGGTGGGAACGCCCGTCCGCCGCAACGACGCCCGGGCCAAGGTGAAGGGCGACACCAAGTACGGCGGGGACCTGGCGGGTGCCGATGCCCTGCACGTGGCGGTCCTGCGCAGCGCGCACGCCCACGCCGAGATCCTGGGCATCGACAAGCGCGAGGCCGAGGCCCTTCCCGGGGTGGTCGCCGTCTACACCGCCGAGGACGTGCCCGGCACCAACACCCACGGCCTGATCAGCCGCGACCAGGAGCTGATCGCAAGCCGCTTCGTCCGCTACACCGGCGACGCGGTGGCGGTGGTGGTCGCCGAGACCGCCAAGATCGCCCACCGCGCCCTCAAGGCGATCAAGGTCGATTACCGCCCGCTGCCCGGCGTCTTCTCCATCGACGAGGCCCTGGCCGAGGGCGCTCCGTCGGTCCACCCGAACGG
Protein-coding regions in this window:
- the modA gene encoding molybdate ABC transporter substrate-binding protein: MLALLAPPASAADLTVAAAPSSREALLDLAGRFRQQTGHRVRFVVASSGKLFVQLRNGSPCALFFSADDVYPARLHALGLAEAPRPYAAGRLVLWASRASGLSVARGLAALGDLQGGKVAIANPELAPYGRAAEEALRAAGVYPAVSARLVLGENVAQAAHFAAVGAADAGVLPLSLALSPELEKRGRYALVPDAMHAPITASAAVVGAGPDRALARRFLAFCTSEGAKSVWRRHGLEPR
- the modB gene encoding molybdate ABC transporter permease subunit; the encoded protein is MQELALTLKLAAVTTVALMVVGVPIAYALAFARGRWKPLLEATVLLPLVMPPTVLGFYLLLAMAKLGPWWEGLFRQRLAFTFTGLVFASVCFSLPFAVQPVQAAFRGIDPRLIEASRTLGASRWRTFWRVVLPASRAGLASAALLTFAHTVGEFGVALMVGGNIPGQTRTVAIALYDMVEAMEYDRAGRTALLLVAFSYAVLFLLARLNRRGRAGWSPS
- a CDS encoding molybdenum cofactor biosynthesis protein MoaE yields the protein MLLVTPEAIDPAALERLLSHPAAGGVVTFSGVVRDHNEGREVLFLEYEAYPEMATSQLQDIHRRLAERWRVERVVMVHRTGRLAIGEVAVFVGVAAAHRAEAFDACRFGIDTIKRELPIWKKEHFVGGEVWVEGCCG
- the moaA gene encoding GTP 3',8-cyclase MoaA → MERLVDSYQRTITYLRLSLTDRCNLRCLYCMPAEGLDWIPSAAVMQDDEIVTLLRDVFLPLGVTKVRLTGGEPTLRKGLPALVERLAALPGLSDLSMTTNGIFLSKLAAPLASAGLKRINVSVDSLKPHRFSAITRGGDLSKVLAGVDAAIAAGIHPVKLNVVLIPGTNDDEVLDFAALTFERPVHVRFIEMMQVGDKAFFDEKGYVPIQEMIDLIAERHGIAPSDEAIAGNGPARVMRLAGAVGTLGFISPMSQNFCHTCNRLRLTADGQIKACLMRPEEQDLLGQLRAGTDPGVLRETVRAALGIKPLHHEWGADAPIVRTMSRIGG
- a CDS encoding (2Fe-2S)-binding protein — encoded protein: MTLSSNPFVPLPLVDDQATYRLSCTLNGKPVEATVHPLSTLLEVLREDLRYTGTKGACHEGECGSCTVLVDGVPMNSCLILAPQAQGAEIVTVEGLADGQTLDRVQEAFLACGAVQCGYCTPGLVISAKALLEKIPDPTPEEIRKGMEGNICRCTGYVKVVDAVVQAAKASAGGCHAE
- a CDS encoding ABC transporter ATP-binding protein; the protein is MEPLLRAAFTMRHPGFELAFELGLSAGITALMGPSGSGKTTAIRCLAGLARPEAGAIRWGDEVWLDAARGVFVPVEKRRIGFVFKDFALFPHMTVWENIRYGARGRGRGRDLLEMLRISHLADRRPAELSAGQQQRVAIARAIASEPRLLLMDEPFSSLDPPLKRHLLAEVSELVRRTGIPTLVVTHDLEEASALADEIAVLAGGRILQVGPVRTVMTAPQSPEVARLVGIRNCFEGGDGEPDWCVRSDRLVLSAPGDEGADRVLLTVQEVVLEAGGIRIQGRAAGFDRLEVRVPLSAIEGPGPAIGDTLGLRIPPEAIHRFARCRD
- a CDS encoding xanthine dehydrogenase family protein subunit M, giving the protein MFYQPKTLEEALALKAEFGLGARFLAGGTDVVVQMKKGRLALERVIDLSRLRDLAEARLEDDVCYVGALCTHRALEAWPIPVLAAAARQVGGPQIRNRGTVGGNVGTASPAGDVSVALLALDATVDLAGVGGTRAMPLRDFFVGVGKTAIAPDELITGFRFRRPAKSGFYKNGKRHSVAISVVSAGACVWEDGSVALALGSVAATPLRLTGTEAFLRERGLGAEAIAEAGRLATEEVRPITDHRASADYRRAVSGVAVSRLLSQLQGGKHDALV
- a CDS encoding MoaD/ThiS family protein, whose protein sequence is MRFKIRLFAMLREAQGAEHVALDLEEGATIGAVRRAIAEGFPALAVHLPSARFSASCRFVGDDHVPAEGEELALIPPVSGG